A window of Accipiter gentilis chromosome 24, bAccGen1.1, whole genome shotgun sequence contains these coding sequences:
- the MED12 gene encoding mediator of RNA polymerase II transcription subunit 12 isoform X7, protein MAAFGVLSYEHRPLKRPRLGPPDVYPQDPKQKEDELTALNVKQGFNNQPAVSGDEHGSAKNVNFNPAKISSNFSSIIAEKLRCNTLPDTGRRKPQVNQKDNFWLVTARSQSAINNWFTDLAGTKPLTHLAKKVPIFSKKEEVFGYLAKYTVPVMRAAWLIKMTCAYYAAITETKVKKRHVIDPFIEWTQIITKYLSEQLQKIAEFYRQLPGQGCGSPSGPMPQEVEQALKQWDYNEKLAMFMFQDGMLDRHEFLTWVLECFEKIRSGEDEFLKMLLPLLLRYSGEFVQSAYLSRRLAYFCTRRLAMQLDGAGGHPPHILSAQTGNALPSTPTPQPAAGNPPPSPFSDLLLCPQHRPVVYGLSCILQSIILCCPSALVWHYSLTDSRIKTGSPLDHLPIAPSNLPMPGGNSAFTQQVRAKLREIEQQIKERGQAVEVRWSFDKCQETTAGFTIGRVLHTLEVLDSHSFERSDFSNSLDSLYNRIFGLGPTKDSHEISPDDDAVVALLCEWAVSYKRSGRHRAMVVAKLLEKRQAEIEAERCGDSEVVDEKGSISSGSLSAASAPVFQDVLMQFLDTQAPMLTDPGKENEKVEFFNLVLLFCELIRHDVFSHNIYMCTLISRGDLAMDSHGPRPPSPFDDPAEEHDRKETEGNSGIKLEDTGLSEPMDIDHNSSMLFDDMEKTDFSMFSPPMHCESKASPSPEKPDPEKEAKPLLKDKSVEGMLASLYDQPRHIQYATHFPIPQEESCSHECNQRLVVLFGVGKQRDDARHTIKKITKDILKVLNRKSTAETGGEEGQKRKKSKPEAFPTAEDIFAKFQHLSHFDQHQVTSQVSRNVLEQITSFALGMSYHLPLVQHVQFIFDLMEYSLNISGLIDFAIQLLNELSVVEAELLLKSSDLVGSYTTSLCLCIVAVLRHYHSCLILNQDQMAQVFEGLCGVVKHGMNRSDGSSAERCILAYLYDLYTSCSHLKSKFGELFSDFCSKVKNTIYCNVEPSDSNMLWEPEFMIDTIENPSAHNFTYTNLGKSLNENPANRYSFVCNALMHVCVGHHDPDRVNDIAILCAELTGYCKSLSAEWLGVLKALCCSSNNGTCGFNDLLCNVDVSDLSFHDSLATFVAILIARQCLLLEDLIRCAAIPSLLNAACSEQDSEPGARLTCRILLHLFKTPQLNPCQQDGNKPTVGIRSSCDRHLLAASQNRIVDGAVFAVLKAVFVLGDAELKGSGFSHPGGVDDLMDDELGTRKASGRVVTVETASLDIYAKYVLRSICQQEWVGERCLKSLCEDSNDLQDPVLSSTQAQRLMQLICYPHRLLDNEEGENPQRQRIKRILQNLDQWTMRQSSLELQLMIKQTANNEMNSLLENIAKATIEVFQQSAETSSASSAGNGVNNVSSSASATPANNKSKPILSSLERSGVWLVAPLIAKLPTSVQGHVLKAAGEELEKGQHLGSSSRKERDRQKQKSMSLLSQQPFLSLVLTCLKGQDEQREGLLTSLYSQVQQIVTNWREDQYQDDCKAKQLMHEALKLRLNLVGGMFDTVQRSTQQTTEWAVLLLDIISSGTVDMQSNNELFTTVLDMLSVLINGTLAADMSSISQGSMEENKRAYMNLVKKLRKELGDRQSDSLEKVRQLLPLPKQTRDVITCEPQGSLIDTKGNKIAGFDSIFKKEGLQVSTKQKISPWDLFEGLKHSAPLSWGWFGTVRVDRKVSRFEEQQRLLLYHTHLKPKPRSYYLEPLPLPPEEEEPPTPVALEPEKKAAEPAKADKTSSNPATSTEERKKKQSKTKKRNQSASKTEDFVLGPSRGVSYGVGMPTDLLHHQSGSTMSRLAYGQSPVGLYAQNQPLPAGGPRLDTSYRPVRMPLGKLVQSRPPYSGVLPPGMGSMMGIDPSYKPAVYRQQPPVSQGQILRQQLQAKLQGQGIMGQQPVRQMAPTPSYGALQPSQGYTPYVSHIGLQQHPSQSGTMVPPTYSGQPYQNSHPSSNPALVDPVRQMQQRPSGYVHQQAPGYGHTLGNTQRFPHQSIQQAPMMSGMNHLGPQGVPSGIRPSQILPDQQQQQYLRQQQQQQQQMLRQQQQQQQQQQQQQQQQQQPPQPQPQQQPQFQRQGLQQTQQQQQTAALVRQLQQQLSNTQTQQNNNPFGRY, encoded by the exons ATGGCGGCCTTCGGCGTCCTCAGCTACGAGCACCGCCCGCTCAAGCGCCCGCGCCTCGGCCCGCCTGACGTCTACCCGCAGGACCCCAAGCAAAAGGAG GATGAGCTGACTGCTCTGAACGTCAAGCAAGGCTTCAATAACCAGCCGGCAGTCTCTGGGGACGAGCACGGCAGTGCCAAGAATGTCAATTTCAACCCAGCGAAG atcagTTCAAATTTTAGCAGTATTATCGCAGAAAAGCTGCGGTGCAATACACTGCCTGACACGGGAAGACGGAAACCCCAGGTGAATCAGAAAGATAACTTTTGGCTGGTGACAGCACGTTCTCAGAGTGCCATAAACAACTGGTTCACAGATCTGGCTGGAACTAAGCCCCTCACTCATCTCGCTAAGAAG GTGCCCATCTTCAGCAAGAAGGAAGAGGTCTTTGGTTATTTGGCGAAATACACGGTTCCAGTAATGAGAGCAGCCTGGCTCATCAAAATGACTTGTGCCTATTATGCTGCCATCACAGAAACCAAGGTGAAAAAACGTCATGTCATTGATCCCTTCATTG AATGGACGCAGATCATCACCAAGTACCTGtcagagcagctgcagaaaatTGCGGAGTTCTATAGACAGCTCCCAGGGCAAGGCTGTGGTTCACCATCTGGGCCAATGCCCCAAGAGGTGGAACAAGCTTTGAAGCAGTGGGACTACAATGAGAAACTAGCTATGTTCATGTTCCAG GATGGCATGCTAGACCGACATGAATTCCTGACATGGGTCCTCGAGTGCTTTGAGAAGATACGGTCAGGAGAAGatgaatttctgaaaatgctcCTACCCCTGCTGCTGCGG TACTCTGGAGAGTTTGTGCAGTCTGCATACCTGTCCAGACGTCTGGCCTACTTCTGCACCCGCAGGCTTGCTATGCAGCTGGATGGTGCTGGTGGGCACCCACCCCACATCCTGTCTGCCCAGACAGGGAATGCTCTTCCTTCAACTCCCACCCCTCAGCCAGCTGCAGGGaatcctcctcccagccctttcAGCGACTTACTGCTGTGCCCCCAGCACAGGCCAGTGGTATATGGGCTCAGCTGCATCCTCCAG AGTATAATTTTGTGTTGCCCAAGTGCCCTTGTGTGGCATTACTCATTGACTGATAGCAGGATAAAGACCGGCTCTCCATTGGACCACCTGCCTATAGCCCCATCCAACTTGCCCATGCCAGGAGGGAATTCCGCCTTTACACAGCAG GTTCGGGCGAAGCTGCGTGAAATTGAGCAGCAGATAAAGGAACGCGGCCAGGCTGTGGAGGTTCGCTGGTCATTTGACAAGTGCCAGGAAACCACAGCAG GTTTCACTATTGGCCGTGTCTTGCACACTTTAGAAGTTCTGGACAGTCACAGCTTTGAAAGATCTGACTTCAGCAACTCTTTGGATTCCTTGTATAACAGGATATTTGGGCTGGGTCCAACCAAAGACAGTCATGAG ATCTCCCCAGATGATGATGCAGTGGTGGCCTTGCTGTGTGAGTGGGCTGTCAGCTATAAACGCTCTGGACGCCACAGGGCTATGGTCGTGGCCAAACTCTTAGAGAAGCGTCAAGCAGAGATAGAGGCTGAG aGATGTGGGGACTCTGAAGTCGTGGATGAGAAGGGCTCCATCTCCTCAGGATCACTCTCAGCAGCCAGTGCTCCTGTCTTTCAGGATGTCCTTATGCAGTTCCTTGACACTCAAGCTCCTATGCTAA CTGATCCTGGGAAGGAGAATGAGAAGGTGGAGTTTTTTAACCTGGTGCTGCTGTTCTGTGAGCTAATCCGACATGATGTCTTCTCTCACAACATCTACATGTGCACACTCATCTCCCGGGGTGATCTTGCCATGGATTCTCATGGGCCTCGCCCACCCTCTCCCTTCGATGACCCTGCTGAGGAGCACGACAGGAAGGAGACGGAGGGAAACAGTGGCATCAAGCTAGAG GACACAGGTCTTTCTGAGCCCATGGACATCGACCATAACTCCAGCATGCTCTTTGATGACATGGAGAAGACAGACTTTTCG ATGTTTTCTCCTCCAATGCATTGTGAATCTAAAGCCAGTCCTTCCCCTGAGAAACCAGATCCTGAAAAGGAAGCAAAGCCTTTGCTGAAGGATAAGTCTGTGGAAGGAATGCTAGCATCCCTGTATGACCAGCCTCGGCACATCCAGTATGCAACACACTTTCCTATTCCTCAG GAGGAGTCTTGCAGTCATGAGTGTAATCAACGGTTGGTAGTTCTTTTTGGGGTTGGAAAACAACGGGACGATGCTCGGCATACAATCAAGAAAATAACTAAAGACATTCTTAAAGTCTTAAACAGAAAAAGCACTGCAGAGACGG GTGGAGAGGAAggccagaagaggaaaaagagcaagccagaagcattcccaacagcTGAAGATATCTTTGCAAAGTTCCAGCACCTTTCTCACTTTGATCAGCACCAAGTCACATCTCAG GTATCTCGCAATGTCTTGGAACAGATCACCAGCTTTGCCTTGGGAATGTCATACCACCTGCCTCTGGTACAGCACGTGCAGTTCATATTTGACTTGATGGAGTATTCGCTCAATATCAGTGGTCTTATCGATTTTGCCATCCAG TTGCTGAATGAACTGAGCGTGGTGGAGGCAGAACTGCTGTTGAAATCCTCCGACCTTGTTGGCAGCTACACCACCAGCTTGTGCCTGTGCATCGTGGCTGTGCTGCGGCACTACCACTCCTGCCTTATATTGAACCAGGACCAGATGGCTCAGGTCTTCGAAGG TCTGTGTGGGGTGGTGAAACATGGCATGAATCGCTCAGATGGCTCCTCAGCAGAGCGCTGTATCCTGGCCTATCTCTACGACCTGTATACCTCCTGCAGTCACCTCAAAAGTAAATTTGGGGAGCTCTTTAG TGACTTCTGCTCCAAGGTGAAGAATACAATCTACTGCAATGTTGAGCCATCTGACTCCAACATGCTATGGGAACCAGAGTTCATGATTGACACTATTGAAAATCCATCTGCACATAACTTTACATACACCAACCTGGGCAAGAGCCTCAATGAAAACCCAGCCAACCGCTACAGTTTTGTCTGTAATGCacttatgcatgtgtgtgtgggaCACCACGATCCAGACAG GGTGAACGACATTGCTATCCTGTGTGCTGAGCTAACTGGCTACTGCAAGTCTCTAAGCGCCGAGTGGCTGGGTGTGCTCAAAGCTTTGTGCTGTTCCTCCAATAATGGGACCTGTGGCTTCAATGATCTCCTCTGCAATGTTGAT GTCAGTGACTTATCTTTCCATGATTCCTTGGCCACCTTTGTTGCCATTCTCATTGCCCGGCAGTGCTTGCTGCTGGAGGACCTGATTCGCTGTGCTGCTATCCCCTCACTCCTCAATGCTG CCTGCAGTGAACAGGATTCAGAACCAGGAGCACGTCTGACCTGCCGGATTTTACTCCATCTGTTTAAGACTCCACAGCTGAACCCATGCCAGCAAGATGGCA ACAAACCCACGGTGGGAATCCGCTCTTCCTGTGATCGTCACTTACTGGCAGCTTCCCAGAATCGTATTGTGGATGGAGCAGTCTTTGCAGTGCTGAAGGCTGTCTTTGTTCTGG GAGATGCAGAACTGAAAGGCTCTGGCTTTTCCCACCCCGGAGGTGTCGATGATCTCATGGATGATGAGCTGGGCACCAGGAAGGCCAGTGGTCGGGTAGTAACTGTAGAAACAGCTAGCTTGGATATTTATGCCAAGTATGTACTAAGGAGTATATGTCAACAG GAGTGGGTAGGTGAGCGATGTCTGAAGTCCCTCTGTGAAGACAGCAATGACTTGCAGGATCCTGTCCTGAGCAGCACACAGGCCCAGAGGCTGATGCAGCTGATTTGTTATCCACACCGGCTGCTGGACAATGAGGAAGGAGAAAATCCTCAGCGCCAGAGGATTAAACGCATCTTACAG AATCTGGACCAGTGGACCATGAGGCAGTCCTCGCTAGAGCTGCAGCTCATGATTAAGCAGACAGCAAACAAT GAGATGAACTCCTTGTTAGAAAATATCGCCAAAGCCACCATTGAGGTATTCCAGCAGTCAGCAGAGACCAGCTCTGCTAGCTCTGCTGGTAATGGAGTCAACAATGTCAGTAGCTCAGCAAGTGCTACGCCTGCCAACAACAAATCCAAACCCATCCTCAG ctccctggagagATCAGGAGTGTGGCTGGTGGCCCCTCTGATTGCCAAGCTTCCAACATCAGTGCAGGGCCATGTGCTGAAAGCTGCTGGAGAAGAACTGGAGAAAGGACAACATTTGGGGTCATCGTCCCGCAAAGAGCGGGACCGCCAGAAGCAGAAGAG CATGTCCCTCCTGAGCCAGCAgccatttctgtcactggtgCTAACATGCTTGAAGGGACAGGATGAGCAGCGGGAAGGGCTCCTTACCTCTCTGTACAGTCAGGTCCAGCAG ATTGTTACGAATTGGCGGGAAGATCAGTACCAAGATGACTGCAAGGCCAAGCAGCTGATGCACGAGGCCCTGAAACTGCGGCTGAATTTG GTGGGAGGAATGTTTGACACAGTTCAGCGCAGTACACAGCAGACGACCGAATGGGCTGTGCTTCTCTTGGACATCATCAGCAGTGGCACCGTAGACATGCAGTCAAACAA TGAGCTCTTCACCACCGTGTTGGACATGCTGAGTGTTCTTATCAATGGCACCCTGGCTGCTGATATGTCCAGCATTTCTCAGGGCAGCATGGAGGAGAACAAGCGGGCATACATGAATCTCGTCAAGAAACTCAGG AAAGAGCTGGGAGACCGACAATCTGACAGCCTGGAGAAGGTGCGACAGCTACTGCCGCTTCCCAAGCAGACCCGAGATGTGATCACCTGTGAACCTCAGGGATCCCTCATTGACACCAAAGGCAATAAAATAGCTGGATTTGACTCCATCTTCAAAAAGGAG GGTTTGCAAGTCTCTACAAAGCAGAAGATTTCCCCTTGGGATCTGTTTGAGGGCTTAAAGCACTCAGCCCCCCTATCATGGGGTTGGTTTGGGACAGTCCGGGTGGATCGCAAGGTGTCTAGAtttgaggagcagcagaggcttCTTCTGTACCACACACACTTGAAACCCAAGCCCCGCAGTTACTACCTGGAGCCGTTGCCACTGCCCCCTGAAGAGGAAGAGCCTCCTACACCCGTGGCTTTGGAGCCAGAGAAGAAAGCTGCAGAACCAGCCAAGGCTGATAAAACAAGCTCCAATCCTGCCACCTCTACTGAAGAACGCAagaagaaacagagcaaaaccaaGAAACGCAACCAATCTGCCAGCAAAACTGAG GATTTTGTGTTGGGCCCTAGCCGAGGGGTTTCATATGGAGTTGGTATGCCTACAGATCTCTTGCATCACCAGTCAGGAAGCACTATGTCGAGGCTGGCTTATGGGCAATCACCAGTGGGTCTCTATGCCCAGAATCAGCCTCTTCCAGCAG gTGGTCCTCGCCTGGATACATCCTACAGACCTGTACGCATGCCACTGGGGAAACTTGTTCAGAGTCGTCCTCCCTATAGTGGTGTGctgcctccagggatggggagcatGATGGGCATTGACCCCTCCTACAAGCCAGCAGTGTACAGACAGCAGCCTCCAGTGTCCCAGGGACAGATACTGAGGCAGCAACTTCAAGCGAAGTTG CAGGGCCAAGGCATAATGGGACAGCAGCCTGTGCGCCAGATGGCTCCAACCCCATCCTATGGAGCACTGCAGCCCTCCCAG GGTTACACACCTTACGTCTCCCACATAGGCCTTCAGCAGCACCCCTCCCAGTCAGGCACAATGGTACCTCCTACCTATTCTGGCCAGCCCTATCAGAATTCCCACCCCAGCTCTAATCCTGCCCTGGTGGATCCTGTTAGACAGATGCAGCAGAGACCAAGTGGCTACGTACATCAGCAGGCCCCTGGCTATGGGCACACCTTGGGCAACACACAGAG GTTTCCTCACCAGTCAATACAGCAGGCCCCCATGATGAGTGGGATGAACCATTTGGGTCCACAAGGAGTCCCTTCAGGAATTCGACCCAGCCAGATACTGcctgaccagcagcagcagcagtacctgaggcagcagcagcaacagcagcagcagatgctgagG cagcagcagcagcaacagcagcagcagcagcagcaacagcaacagcagcagcagccaccgcaGCCACAACCACAGCAGCAACCCCAG TTCCAGCGCCAGGGCCTTcagcagacacagcagcagcagcaaacagctgCTCTGGTTCGACAgcttcagcaacagctttcta ATACACAGACACAGCAGAACAACAACCCGTTTGGACGCTACTGA